Proteins encoded together in one Riemerella anatipestifer window:
- a CDS encoding glycosyltransferase — translation MKTISIVIPAHNEENNIRPICAEIKKVMEGIPDYDFEIIFVNDGSRDGTQRVLEEASKEIKEVKYIEFSRNFGHQCAVKAGMDFAKGNAVVSMDADMQHPPRLIPKMIKKWEEGYDIVYTIRAYPKEISFFKKTTSKWFYNFLSKISDIDLTKGGGSDFRLMDASVIDIIRNVKEEDLFLRGWTNWVGFKQTGVSFVAAERLSGESSYNLKKMISFAFTGITSFSIKPLYLAAYLGFFFSILAVFIYIPYVVYAFWSDTEISGWASLIMTMVFFGGVQLIILGIMGIYLGKIFKQVKERPNYIIRTKNF, via the coding sequence ATGAAAACTATTTCTATTGTCATACCAGCACATAATGAGGAGAATAACATTAGACCTATATGTGCAGAGATAAAAAAAGTGATGGAAGGCATACCTGATTATGACTTTGAAATTATCTTTGTAAATGATGGGAGTAGAGATGGCACTCAACGAGTTTTAGAGGAAGCTTCTAAAGAAATAAAAGAAGTTAAATACATTGAATTTTCAAGGAACTTTGGACATCAATGTGCTGTAAAGGCGGGAATGGATTTTGCCAAAGGAAATGCCGTTGTTTCTATGGATGCGGATATGCAGCATCCTCCCAGATTGATTCCCAAAATGATAAAAAAATGGGAAGAAGGCTATGATATAGTTTATACCATAAGAGCTTATCCTAAAGAAATTTCTTTTTTCAAAAAAACAACTTCCAAATGGTTTTATAACTTTTTATCCAAAATATCGGATATTGATTTAACTAAAGGTGGTGGTTCTGATTTCAGATTGATGGACGCTTCCGTTATTGATATTATCCGAAATGTAAAAGAAGAGGATCTTTTTTTAAGAGGGTGGACGAATTGGGTTGGTTTTAAACAAACGGGCGTAAGTTTTGTTGCAGCTGAAAGATTATCAGGAGAGAGCAGCTACAATCTAAAGAAAATGATTAGTTTCGCGTTTACAGGAATAACATCATTTAGTATAAAACCGCTTTATTTGGCGGCTTATTTAGGTTTTTTCTTTTCCATATTGGCGGTATTCATTTATATACCTTATGTGGTGTATGCATTTTGGTCAGATACGGAAATCTCTGGTTGGGCATCTCTAATTATGACAATGGTCTTTTTTGGTGGGGTTCAGCTTATTATTCTTGGAATAATGGGGATTTATCTAGGGAAGATTTTTAAACAAGTTAAAGAACGCCCCAATTATATTATTAGAACAAAAAACTTTTAA
- a CDS encoding polysaccharide deacetylase family protein, translated as MVLLSFDIEEFDMPLEYQGDIPFEEQLKVSQEGLKNILKILKKHQIKATFFSTVVFAENSQDLIHQLLSEGHELASHTWHHSKFEDADLKKSKEHLSSLFNTQVVGLRMPRMQPVKEEEVSKAGYLYNSSINPTFLPGRYNNLHISKTYFKENNVWQIPASVSLLRVPLFWLSFHNFPIFIYKLLAKFTLKRDGYLNIYFHPWEFSNISKKSYKLPSYTTKNIGELMVKRFDNFVSWLKNKGETFVTYKEFLAEKTK; from the coding sequence ATGGTTCTACTCTCGTTTGATATAGAAGAATTTGATATGCCCCTAGAATACCAAGGGGATATCCCTTTTGAGGAACAACTAAAAGTATCTCAAGAGGGGTTAAAGAACATATTGAAAATATTAAAAAAGCATCAAATAAAGGCGACTTTTTTTTCTACAGTAGTTTTCGCAGAAAATAGTCAGGATTTAATTCATCAGTTACTATCAGAAGGACACGAACTTGCCTCACACACTTGGCACCATTCAAAATTTGAAGATGCCGATTTAAAAAAATCAAAAGAGCATCTTAGTTCTTTATTTAACACACAAGTGGTAGGACTAAGAATGCCTAGAATGCAACCTGTTAAAGAGGAAGAAGTAAGTAAAGCAGGGTATTTATACAATTCTTCTATCAACCCTACCTTTTTGCCAGGAAGATATAACAATTTACATATTTCTAAAACATACTTTAAAGAAAATAATGTTTGGCAAATACCAGCCTCTGTTTCTTTATTAAGAGTACCTTTGTTTTGGCTTAGTTTTCATAATTTCCCAATATTTATATACAAACTACTGGCTAAATTTACTTTAAAAAGAGATGGTTATCTTAATATCTATTTCCATCCTTGGGAATTTTCTAACATTAGTAAAAAAAGTTACAAACTACCGTCCTATACTACCAAAAATATAGGAGAACTTATGGTAAAAAGATTTGATAATTTTGTATCTTGGTTAAAGAACAAGGGTGAAACATTTGTAACTTATAAAGAATTTTTAGCTGAAAAAACAAAATAA